One stretch of Acholeplasma laidlawii PG-8A DNA includes these proteins:
- a CDS encoding heavy metal translocating P-type ATPase, translating to MVSFIHKQRMKIMILSFLLIVSGFIAHYVFDQKLIFDVTFIIASVIGVLPIAISAFQALKVKVISIDLLVTIAVVGAFIIKAYEESAIVTFLFLFGAYLEQRTLNKTRSAIKALTEMAPETALKKMDDGEFLEVGIDDVEVTDILLVKTGAKVPVDGIVLSGSAYINEASITGEAVSVKKVVDSKVFAGTILDNGTIEIIAQKVGEDTTFGKIIELVEEAQDSKSEAEKFIDRFATWYTPFVLVLALIVWVITQDVALAITILVLGCPGALVIGVPVSNVAGIGNGARHGVLLKGSEVIGNFSKVDTIVFDKTGTLTIGHPVLRYEAYYELDKKDIIPYIYSVEKQSDHPLAKAITNHLKDAKTLPIDHTDVIKGGGIVASIHERKVFIGNTVLMKDNGIEIKSDIMDEISRLEHEGHSIVLTAIDEKLVSLMGIRDEVRPNLKKDLKHIKKMGVKNLIVLSGDNQGSVDIVAKELGLTKAIGNMLPEDKANYIKELMNEGHIIAFVGDGVNDSPSIALAHIGIAMGGGTDVAIETSDVVLMNDNINKLPHALGLAKATKHNMIQNILIAIGVVVVLLVSLFWGEWVNMSIGMLVHEASILVVILNAMRLLRFKTKIN from the coding sequence ATGGTCTCATTTATACATAAACAAAGGATGAAAATCATGATACTTTCATTCTTATTGATTGTATCAGGGTTTATAGCACATTATGTTTTCGATCAAAAACTGATATTTGATGTAACATTTATCATTGCATCTGTTATAGGTGTATTACCGATTGCAATATCTGCCTTTCAAGCATTAAAAGTGAAAGTTATTAGTATTGATTTACTTGTTACAATTGCAGTTGTTGGTGCATTTATTATTAAGGCATATGAAGAGTCTGCAATTGTTACATTCCTATTTTTATTTGGTGCTTATTTAGAACAAAGAACACTTAATAAGACAAGATCAGCGATTAAGGCACTAACTGAAATGGCACCTGAAACTGCACTTAAAAAGATGGATGATGGTGAGTTTTTAGAAGTTGGTATTGATGATGTAGAAGTAACTGATATTTTATTAGTTAAAACGGGTGCTAAGGTGCCTGTGGATGGTATTGTTTTAAGTGGTAGTGCCTATATTAATGAAGCAAGTATTACAGGTGAAGCAGTATCTGTTAAAAAAGTTGTCGACTCCAAAGTATTTGCAGGTACGATTTTAGATAATGGAACAATAGAAATCATTGCACAAAAAGTAGGAGAAGATACTACGTTTGGTAAAATCATAGAACTTGTTGAAGAAGCACAAGATTCGAAGTCTGAGGCTGAAAAGTTTATTGATAGGTTTGCTACATGGTATACGCCGTTTGTTTTAGTACTTGCGCTTATTGTTTGGGTGATTACACAAGATGTAGCATTAGCTATTACAATACTCGTACTAGGTTGCCCGGGTGCGCTTGTGATTGGTGTACCAGTATCTAATGTTGCAGGTATTGGAAATGGTGCAAGACATGGTGTGTTACTAAAGGGTAGCGAAGTGATTGGTAACTTTAGTAAGGTGGATACCATCGTTTTTGATAAAACAGGAACACTTACAATTGGACACCCTGTACTAAGATATGAGGCTTATTATGAATTGGATAAAAAAGATATCATACCTTATATTTACAGTGTAGAAAAACAATCAGATCATCCGCTTGCAAAGGCTATTACCAATCATTTGAAAGATGCCAAAACACTACCTATAGACCACACAGATGTTATCAAAGGTGGTGGGATTGTTGCAAGTATTCATGAAAGAAAAGTATTTATTGGAAATACAGTACTTATGAAAGATAATGGTATAGAAATAAAGTCAGATATCATGGATGAAATTAGTAGATTAGAACATGAAGGACACTCCATAGTGCTTACGGCTATAGATGAAAAGTTAGTAAGTTTAATGGGTATTCGTGATGAAGTAAGACCGAATCTTAAAAAGGATTTAAAACATATCAAAAAAATGGGTGTTAAAAACTTAATCGTATTATCTGGTGATAATCAAGGTAGTGTTGATATCGTAGCTAAAGAGTTAGGACTTACAAAAGCAATTGGCAACATGTTACCAGAAGATAAAGCAAACTACATTAAGGAACTAATGAATGAAGGTCATATCATCGCCTTTGTAGGGGATGGTGTGAATGATAGTCCATCGATTGCACTTGCACATATTGGTATAGCAATGGGTGGTGGAACCGATGTTGCGATTGAAACATCAGATGTTGTATTAATGAATGATAACATCAATAAATTACCACATGCTTTAGGGTTAGCAAAAGCAACTAAACATAATATGATCCAAAATATATTAATTGCAATAGGCGTTGTAGTCGTATTATTAGTAAGTTTATTTTGGGGTGAATGGGTGAATATGAGTATTGGTATGTTAGTTCATGAAGCAAGTATATTAGTAGTCATTTTAAATGCCATGAGACTTTTAAGATTTAAAACAAAGATTAATTGA
- a CDS encoding RNA polymerase sigma factor, whose translation MKLDQDAIDKLKNGDDTTFEKLYHDTKRGVYGIVFSILRDHDKTADVLQDVYMKVLIKINQYKVGTNFNSWIMQIAKNYAIDIYRQEKKHTHIEDEVLEQVVSEDRDLPDEKSKILMMLDNLTEDERIVIILKVLDDLTHKEISKIIDKPIGTVLWLYQKGLDKLKDYYGEYDA comes from the coding sequence ATGAAACTTGATCAAGACGCAATCGATAAACTAAAAAATGGCGATGATACAACATTTGAAAAACTATACCATGACACCAAACGCGGTGTCTATGGTATCGTCTTTTCTATTTTAAGAGATCACGATAAAACCGCTGATGTACTTCAAGATGTCTATATGAAGGTGTTAATCAAAATTAACCAGTATAAAGTAGGCACAAACTTTAATAGTTGGATTATGCAAATAGCGAAAAATTATGCAATTGATATTTATAGGCAAGAAAAGAAACATACCCATATAGAAGATGAAGTTCTAGAACAGGTAGTATCAGAAGATAGGGATTTACCTGATGAAAAATCAAAAATACTTATGATGCTTGATAACTTAACTGAAGATGAGCGGATAGTGATTATATTAAAGGTGTTAGATGATTTAACACATAAAGAAATTTCTAAAATTATCGATAAACCAATTGGCACAGTACTCTGGCTATACCAAAAAGGTTTAGATAAATTAAAAGATTATTATGGTGAATATGATGCGTAA
- a CDS encoding trans-2-enoyl-CoA reductase family protein has protein sequence MIIKPSIRSNFFTNSNPLGVQKMVNNYIEDVKKLPKYKGPKNVLIIGGSSGYGLASRISLAFASDANTINVSFESIPRGSKTGSAGYWNNLFFQDAVKDLNQKHFDFNADAFIPETKKAILEKIQKEFGQIDLLIYSLASGARKNVETGELIRSSIKPLGKPAVGRTIDIKSMHVEPLTVEPATEQETKDTVFVMGGGDWSDWVTYLDNAGVLAKDFKTISYTYIGGKNTDAIYRSGTIGQAKLDLEATADRLNTSLKAKYNGEALISSSKAIVSKASVFIPQMPIYVSYLFDEMTKNGTHETTLEHKHRLFKDMIYGNNRILDENGRIRLDHLEMDSKLQERINELMHKDIDQSFLDLEGTKLFLDEFYQINGFNVPGVNTDQEIDLDALQTTYKTDKYLDLLAD, from the coding sequence ATGATTATTAAACCGTCTATACGTAGTAACTTCTTTACAAACTCAAATCCATTAGGTGTTCAAAAAATGGTCAATAACTATATTGAAGATGTTAAAAAATTACCTAAATATAAAGGTCCTAAAAATGTATTAATTATTGGAGGATCATCAGGTTACGGACTAGCATCTCGTATTAGTTTAGCATTTGCTTCAGATGCAAATACTATTAACGTTTCATTTGAAAGTATACCACGTGGTAGTAAAACAGGTTCTGCTGGTTACTGGAATAACTTATTTTTCCAGGATGCAGTAAAAGATCTAAATCAAAAACATTTTGATTTTAATGCAGATGCATTTATCCCTGAAACCAAAAAGGCTATTCTAGAAAAAATCCAAAAAGAATTTGGCCAAATTGATTTACTCATTTATTCTCTAGCATCTGGTGCACGTAAAAATGTTGAAACAGGCGAACTAATTCGTTCATCTATTAAACCTTTAGGTAAGCCAGCTGTAGGACGCACCATTGATATTAAATCGATGCATGTAGAACCATTAACTGTTGAACCAGCTACAGAACAAGAAACAAAAGATACTGTGTTTGTTATGGGTGGGGGAGACTGGAGTGACTGGGTAACATACTTAGATAACGCTGGTGTTTTAGCAAAGGATTTTAAAACTATTTCTTACACATATATTGGTGGAAAAAATACGGATGCAATTTACCGCTCTGGTACAATTGGTCAAGCTAAACTAGATTTAGAAGCTACTGCCGACAGATTAAACACTTCATTAAAAGCTAAATATAATGGTGAAGCACTAATTTCTTCAAGTAAAGCTATTGTATCTAAAGCAAGTGTATTTATTCCTCAAATGCCAATTTACGTATCCTATCTATTTGATGAAATGACTAAAAATGGTACACACGAAACTACACTAGAACATAAACATAGATTATTTAAAGATATGATTTATGGCAACAACAGAATTCTAGATGAAAACGGACGAATCCGTTTAGACCATCTAGAAATGGATTCTAAACTTCAAGAACGTATTAATGAACTGATGCATAAAGACATTGATCAATCATTCTTAGATTTAGAAGGTACTAAATTATTCTTAGATGAGTTTTACCAAATCAACGGATTTAATGTACCAGGTGTAAATACAGATCAAGAAATTGATTTAGACGCACTTCAAACAACCTACAAAACTGATAAGTATCTTGATTTACTAGCAGATTAA
- a CDS encoding TVP38/TMEM64 family protein, whose protein sequence is MNKDTKKKILITSIILVAIVGVFILLYFLLGLNKYFTDADFIKEKIESYGNLGKFIYILINLLQTTIIPVTNIPTIFAGTYVYGPFEGATLAIIGVLIGSVISFYVGRIFGTKLLRWILGDKELDKYLDMMKGREKVVFFLTMLLPGFPDDIICMVAGITPMRFRFFSITLLITRTIPIYLTAYGASLIRLDTVWGWVIWIAIYVIIFYIGQKILRHWDEILARFKGKNKGE, encoded by the coding sequence ATGAACAAAGATACAAAGAAAAAAATACTTATAACTTCTATAATACTTGTAGCCATTGTTGGTGTATTTATACTACTTTATTTTTTACTTGGACTCAATAAGTATTTTACAGATGCTGATTTTATTAAAGAAAAGATAGAAAGTTATGGTAATTTAGGTAAATTCATCTATATACTCATCAACTTACTTCAAACAACCATTATACCCGTAACCAATATTCCTACAATATTTGCAGGTACTTACGTTTATGGTCCATTTGAAGGAGCAACACTTGCAATCATTGGTGTATTAATTGGTAGTGTGATTAGTTTTTATGTAGGCCGTATATTTGGTACGAAACTACTTCGCTGGATATTAGGTGATAAAGAGTTAGATAAGTACCTAGATATGATGAAAGGTCGCGAAAAGGTAGTTTTTTTCTTAACGATGTTGCTTCCAGGGTTTCCTGATGACATTATTTGTATGGTCGCTGGTATTACACCCATGCGATTTAGATTCTTTTCAATCACTTTACTTATTACTAGAACAATTCCTATATATTTAACTGCATACGGTGCAAGCCTCATTCGACTAGATACGGTTTGGGGTTGGGTTATTTGGATAGCAATCTATGTCATTATATTTTATATTGGACAAAAGATTTTACGTCACTGGGATGAGATATTGGCGCGATTTAAAGGTAAAAATAAAGGAGAATAA
- a CDS encoding zinc ribbon domain-containing protein YjdM — translation MSCPSCGFEYTYEDNGMMVCSACQYSWDPAQLESENKFTVKDANNNILVDGDDVIVIKDLKVKGSSSVIKQGTKVTGIRLIEDAKDGHDIDCKIKDFGQMKLKSDFVKKAN, via the coding sequence ATGAGTTGTCCAAGTTGTGGATTTGAATATACATATGAAGATAACGGCATGATGGTTTGTTCTGCTTGTCAGTATAGTTGGGATCCTGCTCAACTTGAAAGTGAAAATAAGTTCACTGTCAAAGATGCCAATAATAATATATTAGTAGATGGTGATGATGTTATCGTCATTAAAGATCTTAAAGTAAAAGGTTCTTCGAGTGTGATTAAGCAAGGTACAAAAGTTACAGGTATTAGGTTAATTGAAGATGCAAAAGATGGCCATGATATCGACTGTAAAATTAAAGATTTTGGTCAAATGAAATTAAAATCAGACTTTGTTAAAAAAGCAAACTAA
- a CDS encoding PTS sugar transporter subunit IIA: MNLFEIDHIHLDLEVSSKDELFDFIANALKALGRITESADFKKALEKRESEISTGLGEGLGMPHTLDTSVMFPTMLYIRLKNEIDYQAIDGLPVKEIYAIAMPNSYQKEHLELISKIATIYIDETSKQEIRALDTKESIHSFISKNLK, from the coding sequence ATGAACTTATTTGAAATTGATCATATCCATTTAGATTTAGAAGTATCCAGTAAAGATGAACTCTTTGACTTTATTGCTAATGCACTTAAAGCATTAGGGCGTATTACTGAAAGTGCTGATTTTAAAAAAGCGCTAGAAAAACGTGAAAGCGAAATTTCGACAGGTCTTGGTGAAGGTCTAGGTATGCCACATACTTTAGATACATCTGTGATGTTTCCAACGATGCTATATATTCGCTTAAAAAACGAAATAGACTATCAAGCAATCGATGGTTTACCAGTAAAGGAAATATACGCAATTGCAATGCCAAACAGCTATCAAAAAGAGCATTTAGAGTTGATTAGCAAGATTGCTACTATCTATATAGATGAAACATCAAAACAAGAAATTAGAGCACTAGATACAAAAGAAAGTATTCATAGTTTCATCTCTAAAAACTTAAAATAA
- a CDS encoding Hsp20/alpha crystallin family protein: protein MLSLLNKNRSFFDDFFEDFNVLNPVTTSNLMRTDIKETQNGYSLSVELPGFKKEDVKVSLEDGYLTIEAHTSKNSETKDQATKYIRKERYEGTMKRSYYVGNLHLDEINGTFENGMLHIELPKETKKEPEKRYLELK, encoded by the coding sequence ATGTTGAGTTTATTGAACAAGAATAGAAGTTTCTTTGATGATTTCTTCGAAGACTTCAATGTGCTTAATCCGGTGACTACTTCTAACTTAATGAGAACAGATATTAAAGAAACACAAAATGGTTACTCATTATCCGTAGAACTTCCTGGATTTAAAAAAGAGGATGTAAAGGTAAGCTTAGAGGATGGTTACTTAACTATAGAAGCTCATACTTCTAAGAATTCAGAAACCAAAGATCAAGCTACTAAATACATCAGAAAAGAAAGATATGAAGGTACTATGAAACGTAGTTATTATGTAGGTAACCTACATCTTGATGAAATCAATGGTACTTTTGAAAACGGTATGTTACATATCGAACTTCCAAAAGAAACCAAAAAAGAGCCTGAAAAACGTTATTTAGAACTTAAATAA
- a CDS encoding FAD-binding oxidoreductase has protein sequence MKNIIQDSSRVFIGTDVPDVYQNPFGANKVYGVVKPINEDEVIKAVQFANAQNMPIIARGANTGAAGSQIPVVGGELIIDVSLMNKVVEVDLETMTLTVEPGITLENVQKIADEHGLMYAPDPASKMSSIGGNVSTNAGGMRAIKYGATRENVRGMHVVLADGTKLALGGKTIKDASGYDLLDLFIGSEGTLGITTQVSLKLVPKPKFNKSMVLAFNDPFTATDTVIEILKTGILPAALELFDRESIKFSESFLNKKFISQTGEAYILLTVDGNELTNINNSLDLIHQIGDKKAIEQIFLNEKEATEAWQMRDSILYGIMNATYFEMLDEVVPINKFADMIRYTKELETKHGIRVLNFGHSGDGNIHTIMMKDALSDDVWQAKRHAFLDDLYKEVYRLGGLISAEHGVGYFKREHFLKMTNQENIHVMKLIKKALDPKNLLNPGKVF, from the coding sequence ATGAAAAACATAATCCAAGATTCAAGTAGAGTGTTTATCGGTACTGATGTACCTGATGTATACCAAAACCCTTTTGGTGCGAACAAAGTTTATGGTGTTGTAAAACCTATAAACGAAGATGAAGTTATTAAAGCAGTTCAATTTGCAAATGCTCAAAATATGCCAATTATTGCACGTGGTGCAAATACAGGTGCTGCTGGTTCTCAAATACCGGTAGTTGGTGGCGAATTAATCATCGACGTTAGTTTAATGAATAAAGTCGTTGAAGTTGATTTAGAAACGATGACCTTAACTGTAGAACCTGGTATCACACTAGAAAATGTTCAAAAGATAGCTGATGAGCATGGTTTAATGTATGCACCAGACCCTGCCTCTAAAATGTCTTCTATTGGTGGTAACGTATCTACCAATGCTGGTGGTATGCGTGCAATTAAATATGGCGCTACAAGAGAAAACGTTCGTGGCATGCATGTTGTCTTAGCAGATGGCACTAAATTAGCACTTGGTGGTAAAACAATTAAAGATGCTTCAGGTTATGATTTACTAGATTTATTTATCGGTTCTGAAGGTACTTTAGGGATTACAACTCAAGTTTCATTAAAACTTGTACCAAAACCTAAATTCAATAAATCAATGGTATTAGCATTTAATGATCCATTTACAGCAACAGATACAGTAATTGAGATTTTAAAAACTGGTATCTTACCAGCTGCACTTGAGTTATTTGACCGCGAATCCATCAAATTTAGTGAATCCTTCTTAAATAAAAAATTCATCTCACAAACAGGTGAAGCGTACATCTTATTAACTGTTGATGGAAATGAATTAACAAACATCAATAATTCATTAGACCTAATTCACCAAATTGGTGATAAAAAGGCTATAGAACAAATTTTCTTAAATGAAAAAGAAGCTACCGAAGCATGGCAAATGAGAGATTCTATTCTTTACGGTATTATGAACGCTACATACTTTGAAATGTTAGACGAAGTTGTACCTATTAATAAATTTGCTGACATGATTCGTTATACTAAAGAGTTAGAAACAAAACATGGTATTAGAGTGTTAAACTTCGGTCACTCTGGTGATGGTAATATCCATACAATCATGATGAAAGATGCACTTTCAGATGACGTTTGGCAAGCTAAACGTCATGCATTCTTAGATGATCTCTATAAAGAAGTGTATCGTTTAGGTGGTTTAATTTCTGCAGAGCACGGTGTTGGTTACTTCAAGAGAGAACATTTCCTAAAAATGACAAACCAAGAGAACATCCATGTGATGAAATTAATTAAAAAAGCACTTGATCCTAAAAACTTATTAAATCCTGGAAAAGTATTTTAA